From Paracoccus suum, the proteins below share one genomic window:
- a CDS encoding toxin-activating lysine-acyltransferase, which produces MIAGEDGNDVNRLPGEPPTGMPIPQVETCGSVRDMLYLAVHDDAFSQQTGLRLVEMLTHHAANKQVIVLRRGDYPVAFGIWARLSEDALRRLINKGYSALTPADLDSGDKVVLVGICSPWRRADFDVIFTASANTLDDGTGQGGWYLVLPAVKTMRKRLTRFRRTSANGGLLEEIKL; this is translated from the coding sequence ATGATCGCCGGTGAAGACGGCAATGATGTCAATCGGCTGCCGGGCGAGCCGCCTACCGGCATGCCGATACCGCAAGTCGAAACCTGCGGTTCGGTCCGCGACATGCTGTACCTCGCGGTCCATGATGACGCCTTCTCGCAACAGACCGGTCTGCGGCTGGTCGAGATGCTGACCCATCACGCTGCGAACAAGCAGGTGATCGTGCTGCGGCGCGGAGATTACCCGGTGGCCTTCGGAATCTGGGCGCGCCTGTCAGAGGATGCGCTGCGCCGTCTGATCAACAAGGGCTACAGCGCCCTGACCCCGGCCGACCTCGACAGCGGCGACAAGGTCGTTCTGGTCGGTATCTGCTCGCCATGGCGGCGGGCAGACTTCGACGTCATCTTCACGGCCAGCGCAAACACGCTTGACGACGGGACGGGCCAGGGCGGTTGGTACCTGGTGCTGCCCGCGGTCAAGACGATGCGCAAGCGGCTGACCCGCTTTCGGCGCACCAGCGCCAACGGCGGCCTGTTGGAGGAAATCAAGCTTTAG
- a CDS encoding Hint domain-containing protein, which translates to MANFTVLGYDTLFGNTTGDINQTIEVDQNGTPGPISIEFNRTNPNSGKVDPSNPEWDKYTLTETSDPANVGSATLGNGSNKDGDADQKDIGRSTRPNENDWQHDTFQFTFDTSSQAWHDLAIGQSVTVTYKLDAFEYLHGGHTDSDSMTITLTFVKTCFTADSLIRMADGSERRAADINVGDMVATLDNGARPVRWVGKTVVAGAEFTHFPSWKPVLIRAGSLGTGLPASDLQVSQLHRVVVRGTLARQHFDSDEVLIAARFLIALDGVEIVQDVNRIEYVHFMFDRHEIITANGVQSESFCVSPLSRNQVGAAQLAELEAFFPELAEIVRSGRQDLVRPVARGPLAEKIIAKYRDAGATLQ; encoded by the coding sequence ATGGCGAATTTCACGGTACTCGGTTACGACACGCTTTTCGGGAACACGACCGGCGACATCAACCAAACCATCGAGGTTGATCAAAACGGCACGCCAGGCCCGATCTCGATCGAGTTCAATCGCACCAACCCCAATTCAGGCAAGGTCGATCCGTCGAACCCTGAATGGGATAAATATACTCTGACCGAGACCTCTGACCCCGCCAATGTCGGCTCGGCGACCCTCGGGAACGGCAGCAACAAGGACGGTGACGCGGATCAGAAGGACATCGGCCGGTCCACCAGGCCGAACGAGAACGACTGGCAGCACGACACCTTCCAGTTCACCTTCGACACCTCGTCCCAGGCCTGGCACGACCTGGCCATCGGGCAGAGCGTCACCGTGACCTACAAGCTCGATGCATTCGAGTACCTTCACGGCGGTCACACCGACAGCGACTCGATGACGATCACGCTGACCTTCGTGAAGACCTGCTTCACCGCCGACAGCCTGATCCGCATGGCGGACGGCAGCGAACGCCGCGCCGCGGACATCAATGTCGGCGACATGGTCGCGACGCTGGATAATGGCGCGCGTCCCGTGCGTTGGGTCGGCAAGACTGTGGTGGCGGGCGCCGAGTTCACTCACTTCCCCAGCTGGAAGCCGGTGCTGATCCGCGCCGGATCGCTCGGCACCGGCCTGCCGGCGAGCGACCTGCAGGTCTCGCAACTGCATCGCGTCGTCGTGCGCGGCACGCTCGCGCGTCAGCATTTCGACAGCGACGAGGTTCTGATCGCAGCCCGCTTCCTGATCGCACTCGATGGGGTCGAGATCGTTCAAGACGTTAACCGTATCGAGTATGTCCACTTCATGTTTGATCGGCATGAGATCATCACTGCGAACGGTGTGCAGAGCGAGAGCTTCTGTGTATCGCCGCTATCCCGGAACCAAGTTGGCGCTGCCCAACTTGCGGAATTGGAAGCCTTTTTCCCCGAACTGGCGGAAATCGTGCGTTCCGGCCGTCAGGATCTGGTGCGCCCGGTGGCGCGCGGCCCTCTGGCCGAAAAGATCATTGCCAAGTACCGCGATGCGGGTGCGACCCTTCAATAG
- a CDS encoding ETC complex I subunit: protein MRARIYQPARNAMQSGSARNHWVLDYDPTGEREIDPLMGWTSSGDTQRQVRLRFETRAQAEAYAKSRGIDFVVLENQRRAPNIRSRGYAENFVPDRRMPWTH, encoded by the coding sequence ATGCGCGCCCGGATTTATCAGCCTGCCCGCAATGCCATGCAGTCGGGCAGCGCCCGCAATCATTGGGTCCTGGACTATGATCCGACCGGCGAGCGCGAGATCGATCCGCTGATGGGCTGGACCAGCTCGGGCGATACCCAGCGGCAGGTACGCCTGCGGTTCGAGACTCGCGCCCAGGCCGAGGCCTATGCCAAGTCGCGCGGCATCGACTTTGTCGTGCTCGAGAACCAGCGCCGCGCGCCCAATATCCGCTCGCGCGGCTATGCCGAGAACTTCGTTCCCGATCGGCGGATGCCGTGGACGCATTGA
- a CDS encoding GNAT family N-acetyltransferase yields MDALTTIAIAEASPLDEAADLLFARHTADMHADTPPESIHMLPREALAAPGISFYLLRVDDGAAAMGALKRSGSWGELKSMHVLSEYRGQGLSHRLLSHLIEVARAEGLARLYLETGAPPTFGAARALYARAGFVDCPPFGNYAPDPNSVFMTLPLAPADTPVQNRAGTAP; encoded by the coding sequence GTGGACGCATTGACCACGATCGCTATCGCTGAGGCATCGCCGCTCGACGAGGCGGCCGACCTGCTGTTCGCGCGCCACACCGCCGACATGCATGCTGACACGCCGCCCGAGTCGATCCATATGCTACCGCGCGAGGCACTGGCCGCGCCCGGCATCAGCTTTTACCTGCTGCGCGTTGATGATGGCGCCGCCGCCATGGGCGCGCTGAAGCGCAGTGGCAGCTGGGGCGAGTTGAAGTCGATGCATGTGCTGTCCGAATATCGCGGGCAGGGGCTTTCGCACCGTCTGCTGTCGCATCTGATCGAGGTGGCGCGGGCCGAGGGGCTGGCGCGCCTCTATCTGGAGACGGGCGCCCCGCCGACCTTCGGCGCCGCCCGCGCGCTATATGCCCGGGCCGGATTCGTCGACTGCCCGCCATTCGGCAACTATGCGCCCGATCCGAACAGCGTCTTCATGACCCTGCCGCTTGCCCCTGCTGACACACCGGTGCAGAACCGCGCCGGCACGGCCCCGTAG
- a CDS encoding tyrosine-type recombinase/integrase, translated as MDGRVRSVKGLSNTISEAARAAGLSNRTAHGLRKARLTAIAEAGGSAHAIMAWGGHKSLSEAQRYTSAAQTRRLVMGTEQEGNAVSLRRSDTI; from the coding sequence GTGGATGGCCGAGTTCGAAGCGTGAAGGGCCTCAGCAACACGATCAGCGAGGCCGCGCGCGCCGCGGGCTTGTCGAATCGCACCGCCCACGGATTGCGAAAGGCGCGCTTGACCGCGATCGCAGAAGCGGGCGGCTCGGCGCATGCGATAATGGCGTGGGGTGGCCACAAGAGCCTGTCGGAGGCGCAGCGCTATACCTCAGCGGCGCAGACGCGCCGGCTCGTAATGGGAACAGAACAGGAAGGGAACGCTGTATCACTGCGCCGAAGTGATACAATTTAG
- a CDS encoding helix-turn-helix transcriptional regulator — MTARANLTYLPRLLGEAEAARYIGVSANTLRALSIPRRVLGARRLYLRDDLDAYAYALPSEGQPNIEAEEDACDRAFGIRN; from the coding sequence ATGACCGCGCGCGCCAACCTCACCTACCTGCCCCGGCTGCTGGGCGAGGCCGAGGCCGCGCGCTACATCGGCGTGTCCGCCAACACCCTTCGTGCCTTGTCCATCCCCCGCCGCGTCTTGGGCGCGCGCCGCCTCTATCTTCGCGACGATCTTGACGCCTATGCCTACGCCCTGCCTTCTGAGGGGCAGCCCAATATCGAGGCCGAGGAAGATGCGTGCGACAGGGCGTTTGGTATCCGAAATTGA
- a CDS encoding J domain-containing protein, with protein sequence MTQAFPLQWPVGRPRTKARVKSAFKVTPRTAYEDLMEELRRYGAGNVVVSSNAPLRRDGAPYADALDDRLDDPGVAVYFVRKKRLVCLSCDSFTLPFENIRAVGLSVKAYRDMERWGAGQIVDQAFEGFAALPPPGAGAEVAARAWWVVLGVEANATSDQIDAAYKSKARAAGGASVDLNAARDAGRLAAGTI encoded by the coding sequence ATGACCCAAGCTTTCCCGCTTCAATGGCCTGTCGGGCGGCCGAGGACCAAGGCCCGCGTCAAGAGCGCGTTCAAAGTCACGCCTCGGACCGCATACGAGGATCTGATGGAAGAGTTGCGCCGCTACGGCGCGGGCAATGTGGTCGTCAGTAGCAACGCCCCGCTCCGGCGCGACGGCGCGCCCTACGCTGACGCCTTGGATGATCGGCTCGATGATCCGGGCGTCGCCGTCTATTTCGTGCGGAAGAAGCGGCTGGTCTGCCTGTCGTGTGACAGCTTCACCCTTCCCTTTGAGAACATCCGAGCAGTTGGCCTTTCGGTGAAAGCTTATCGCGACATGGAGCGATGGGGGGCAGGCCAGATCGTGGATCAGGCATTCGAAGGCTTTGCTGCCCTTCCGCCACCCGGCGCCGGTGCCGAAGTCGCTGCGCGCGCGTGGTGGGTTGTCCTCGGCGTGGAAGCCAACGCCACGAGCGACCAGATCGACGCAGCATATAAGAGCAAGGCGCGTGCCGCGGGCGGGGCATCCGTTGACCTCAACGCCGCGCGGGATGCGGGGCGGCTTGCTGCGGGGACAATCTAA
- a CDS encoding thermonuclease family protein — translation MTCLAALCLIGALAVDGDTLRAGDLRVRIWGIDAPERMDPYGPASSAAMAALIDGKVLACDDRGPDRYGRTVSRCVLPDGRDIACVMVAAGQAKDWPRYSKGAYAACNGSRPPGRR, via the coding sequence ATGACCTGCCTCGCTGCCCTCTGCCTGATCGGGGCCCTCGCCGTCGACGGCGACACCCTGCGCGCGGGTGACCTGCGCGTGCGCATCTGGGGGATCGACGCACCAGAGCGGATGGACCCCTACGGCCCCGCCTCCAGCGCAGCCATGGCCGCCCTGATCGATGGCAAGGTGCTCGCCTGTGACGACCGGGGCCCTGACCGCTACGGCCGCACCGTCAGCCGCTGCGTGCTGCCAGACGGCAGGGACATCGCCTGCGTCATGGTCGCGGCGGGACAGGCCAAGGACTGGCCGCGATATTCAAAGGGTGCCTATGCCGCGTGCAACGGCTCCCGGCCGCCGGGGAGGCGCTGA
- a CDS encoding DUF968 domain-containing protein — translation MSNLARRGPVGLKPDGPTAADRAAGRAHMARVAQLPCIICGARPVEVHHCISGRFGQRRVSDFDTIPLCARHHREGPFSIHGNKALWVATNGPDTDFLPRVAALLADHDMGAVEMIEAAFGQGDEK, via the coding sequence ATGAGTAACCTCGCTCGTCGCGGTCCCGTTGGTCTCAAGCCAGACGGCCCCACCGCCGCCGACCGCGCTGCTGGTCGCGCGCATATGGCTCGCGTCGCCCAGCTGCCTTGCATCATCTGCGGTGCCCGGCCCGTTGAAGTCCATCATTGCATCAGCGGCCGGTTCGGCCAGCGCCGGGTGTCCGACTTCGACACGATCCCGCTTTGCGCCCGACACCATCGCGAGGGTCCGTTCTCGATCCACGGGAACAAGGCGCTGTGGGTGGCGACGAATGGCCCGGACACCGATTTCCTGCCGCGCGTCGCTGCGCTGCTGGCCGATCACGACATGGGCGCGGTCGAGATGATCGAGGCCGCATTTGGGCAAGGGGACGAGAAATGA
- a CDS encoding recombination protein NinB, whose translation MMQGQTVILADLDQRILAKHLIDIAPAGAVANIREATRSSEQNAKMWAMLSDIARAAPEGRKMPTETWKAAFMSALGHEIMWQPGLDGNPPFPAGFRSSRLTKAQMADLITFIAEYGDRHGVRWSGPGEVAA comes from the coding sequence ATGATGCAAGGACAGACCGTCATCCTCGCCGATCTGGATCAGCGCATCCTCGCCAAGCACCTGATCGACATCGCGCCGGCAGGTGCGGTGGCCAACATCCGCGAGGCCACCCGCTCGTCAGAGCAAAACGCAAAGATGTGGGCGATGCTCTCGGATATCGCGCGCGCGGCGCCCGAGGGTCGGAAGATGCCCACGGAGACATGGAAAGCCGCGTTCATGTCAGCGCTGGGGCACGAGATCATGTGGCAGCCGGGGCTGGACGGCAATCCGCCGTTCCCTGCCGGCTTCCGTTCCTCGCGGCTGACCAAGGCGCAGATGGCGGACCTGATCACCTTCATCGCGGAGTATGGCGACCGGCACGGGGTCCGGTGGTCGGGACCAGGCGAGGTGGCGGCATGA
- a CDS encoding single-stranded DNA-binding protein, whose translation MKTITVAGNIGKDAVTRTTQGGDKVTSWTVAVEERAGQEKRTIWFDCSLWGKRGEALAQYLTKGGRVAVSGDLSTREHEGRTYLTVRADQVTLLGGSQQTGGARASGAPAGGAPSNAPTFDDDIPFAPCVML comes from the coding sequence ATGAAGACGATCACTGTCGCCGGGAATATCGGCAAAGACGCTGTGACCCGCACCACGCAGGGCGGTGACAAGGTCACCAGTTGGACTGTCGCCGTCGAGGAACGTGCCGGGCAGGAAAAGCGCACGATCTGGTTCGACTGCTCGCTGTGGGGGAAACGCGGCGAGGCCCTGGCGCAGTATCTGACAAAAGGCGGCCGTGTTGCCGTGTCTGGAGATCTGTCCACGCGAGAGCACGAGGGCCGCACTTACCTGACCGTTCGCGCCGATCAGGTCACTCTGCTGGGTGGCAGCCAACAGACCGGGGGCGCCCGCGCCAGCGGCGCTCCGGCCGGCGGCGCGCCGAGCAACGCCCCGACCTTTGACGACGACATCCCATTTGCCCCGTGCGTGATGCTGTGA
- a CDS encoding RAD52 family DNA repair protein: protein MDWLTATDALTRKLDPKHVSSRKQGGGQVQYVEGWHAIAEANRIFGHGAWARETVELRQLGEPRETEGKFRVEYLARVRITVWLDGPPVVREGCGFGQGIDRDVGQAHESALKEAETDAMKRALMTFGNPFGLALYDKSRADVGVDASPADVERAVAIMAAATTVEALTAAWRALPQHVGQDERVKAAAAVRKTHLIQNKEAA, encoded by the coding sequence ATGGATTGGCTCACCGCAACAGATGCCCTGACCCGCAAGCTCGACCCGAAGCACGTCAGCAGCCGCAAGCAGGGCGGCGGGCAGGTCCAGTATGTGGAGGGCTGGCACGCGATCGCCGAGGCGAACCGAATTTTCGGTCACGGCGCATGGGCGCGTGAAACTGTCGAACTGCGCCAGTTGGGCGAGCCTCGCGAGACCGAAGGCAAGTTCCGTGTCGAATACCTCGCCCGCGTCCGCATCACCGTGTGGCTCGATGGCCCCCCGGTGGTCCGTGAAGGCTGCGGGTTTGGCCAGGGCATCGACCGGGACGTTGGCCAGGCGCACGAAAGCGCACTGAAGGAGGCAGAGACGGACGCCATGAAGCGGGCGCTGATGACCTTCGGCAACCCCTTCGGCCTCGCCCTCTACGACAAGTCCCGCGCCGATGTCGGGGTGGATGCGTCCCCGGCCGATGTCGAGCGTGCGGTCGCGATCATGGCCGCTGCGACAACCGTGGAAGCGCTGACCGCCGCGTGGCGCGCGCTGCCTCAACACGTCGGACAGGACGAGCGCGTGAAAGCGGCGGCGGCTGTTCGGAAGACACACCTGATCCAGAACAAGGAGGCCGCGTGA
- a CDS encoding siphovirus Gp157 family protein, with the protein MRMIDLDHIRRWSAQIAETDDPETEAGYLDTLDGETDALDIADRLIRSVLRDETMSEAASVEAKQLQARAKRYADRAARGRQVIGELLDAMQVRKIERPRATVSRTAGRTHADIVDPDAVPTQLCQIKRQPDATAIRKALEAGEDVPGAVLARGSDSISMRVA; encoded by the coding sequence ATGCGGATGATCGATCTCGACCATATCCGCCGCTGGTCCGCGCAGATCGCCGAGACCGACGACCCCGAAACCGAGGCCGGGTATCTGGACACGCTCGACGGCGAGACAGACGCCTTGGACATTGCCGATCGGCTGATCCGCAGCGTTCTTCGCGACGAGACGATGAGCGAGGCCGCGAGCGTCGAGGCCAAGCAGTTGCAGGCCCGGGCCAAGCGCTACGCGGATCGTGCCGCACGGGGCCGACAAGTCATCGGTGAACTGCTGGACGCCATGCAGGTGCGCAAGATTGAGCGACCCCGGGCGACCGTCAGCCGCACGGCAGGCCGCACACATGCAGATATCGTGGATCCCGACGCCGTCCCGACCCAGCTGTGCCAGATCAAGCGGCAGCCCGACGCCACCGCGATCCGCAAGGCCCTGGAGGCCGGCGAGGATGTGCCGGGTGCCGTGCTGGCGCGCGGGTCGGACAGCATCAGCATGCGGGTGGCGTGA